The DNA window AGAACAGGTAGCGCCAGCCCTCGCCAGCCCAGTTCTTCCACGGGCCCGAGGAGCAGCATGATTACCATGACCGGCAGAACGGCCGAAATGCCATCCGAGATAACCGATGCCTGCAAGGGCGCGCCCTTGATGAGCGCTCCCAGGAAGAAGATGCCCGGGATACCGATAAGAATGAAGAGCAGCCAGCCGGCAGGAATACGCCATACTCGCAGGCGCCGTAGGTAGAGCTTCAGGCCTGTTGCACCCCGACGATGAAAGATAACAGCCACGGCGGCAATGGCCGGCGCCCAGACGGCCAGAAAAAACAGCGGATGCGTCCCCGATATCTGCCCCAACAAGGCAACCGCAAGCTCATTGAAGAAGATATAAAAGCCGGTGATGCTCCAGGTGATCAGAAAGGTAATGAGAACGAAGGGGATCAATGCGCTCAGGCCGATGCCATCTTCTTCAGGATGTTCGGGAATCATGGGCTACCTCGCGCTCAGAACTGTCTGTTGATCCTGACGAACATGGAGGGTTGTGTGGTCGTTCCCAGCTCCTTGACCAGCGGGCCGTCCGCGGGATCGCCAATCAGTTCTGCGACCTCCACGGCTATCTCTGCCACATAAACCGGTGAAAGGTAATAGATGAACGCGCCCTCCACATAGACCTTGCTGAGTGATGCGCCCGCCGAGAAGGGTTCGACCCCGAGACTTGCAGCCTCAGGGGAACTTACAGAGGACCGCTCATCATTCCACGCTCTGTCGTTCCATCTTGCCCCACCACCAATTAAATACAGGGCGCTGGCGGACGCCTGCCTGAAGTACTGCAATCCGGCTTCCACACTATGTCGCTTTCCATCGCCGATCACGGACGCATGCGTGCGAACCTGGCTGGTAATGTTGAAGATTTCCAGCTTCGGCATAAAACGGTCATCAATGGGTTCCAGCGGTTCAATCTCTCCTTCGTTATCCCTGCCCAGGACAATCTGACCAGAAAAGGTGGCTCCCCAGTTTTCCTGACGAATAAAGTGAACGCCTATTCCATCAATGACGCTGACGAAGAATATGTCCTTATAGGTGGCCTCAAACGACGGAAACGGCAGGACATCGAGTTCGTCAGCTCCCTCATATTCGGGAGCTGCAAAGAGTCCAGCGCCAACTTTAAAAGACCAGTTGTCGTTGTCTGCATCGGAATCGGTTTGGGCAAGAACGTTAAATGGCAAGAACAGGAAACAGATCAGGGCGTTCGATAATATCCGTGGGGGCGAGCGCAGTCGGCTGAACGGAAGCATGGTTCTCTCCTAACCAGGTCAGTTTTCAAGCAAAACGTTCATATCCGTTGTTAGACGGTTTTCGCTGCATGCGCTCGAGAATTCTCGCTGGCACCATCAGAGCGCAGGGGGTGATGATGAGCGTCAGACAGCTGGCGAAGACCAGCCCAAAGACAATGGCTTTCGCCAGGCTAAGCCACCGCTGGGTAATGGGCGCGCCCAAAGCCAGTTCCCGGCTGAACAGGTCGATGTTCATACTCAGCATATGGGCATCAGGACTAGCACAGCTGTAACGGCGGAGAGTACGACCGTGCGCAACCGCAACCGCCCAGTGCGCAGAATAACCCCACGCGGGCCGACAATATGCCTGCGCAGCCGGTCGTGAGTCTCGACCAGATCGATGTAGCCGTTAACGACTACGCCGGCAACGGCGATAATTCCGATCCCGATGACAACAATGGAGAAGGCCTGACTGGTCAGTAGTAGCCCCAGCACGGCACCGATTTCCGTGGCCAGCTCCGCGCTCGACAGCATTAAGAGGAGCACAGCAAGAAAGATGACGCGGCTAAGCGGTGAAAGAAGTTCGTTCCATGAGTCTCATCAGCTTGCCTAAGCAAGGTAGGTTGCGCTTTCAGTTTAGTTCGGCGGGTTAAATCAAACTTGATTGAGATCACAAACGTTGCTGTTGGCAAGTGACGCGTAAAACCGCCCCATTATGGCTAGGAACGGCCCAAATAACCGACATTACTAAGCAGTGAGTGGTTTAGTGGTTTAGTGGTTTGGGGCAGGTCAGAGCCAAGGAGAAAACGACAAAGGCGGACATGAAACGCAGACCATGCGGAATCATTACCGGTTGATCAAGCCGCCCAAGGGGCGAGGACAACGATCAGATTTGAATGGAAACAGAAGGTTTCTGAGTGAGTTAGATAAAACCGAAAAATCTCCAACGGACCTGATTGCTATGGAACTTCTACTAAGAGTACACTTATTGTGTACACAAATAGGGTGAGAATCATGCAAACGGTCAATGTTCGAGAAACTCGGGAGAAGCTCTCAAATCTTTTGGACGCTGTGGCCGCAGGAGAAGAGGTTGTAATTCTGCGCCACGGTAAACCTGCCGCACGCCTAACCGCAGCCTTGCCCGAAAAGATTCAGTTTCCAAACCGTTCGGAACTCAGGGCATCTCTGCCACCCGTACGGGAAAGCTCTGCCCATGCGGTGCGGGAACTCAGAGACGAAGAGCGATATTAATGTTGTACTTCGATACCAGCGCCGTTCTGCCCTATTACAGACAAGAGCAGGCTAGCGATCGAGTTCAAACCTTACTTGAATCGCAGACCAGGCCGGTTCTGATAAGTCATTTGACACAAGTTGAGGTCGCAAGCGCCTTGGCTCGCTGGGTTCGCATGGGGGAGCTTAGCGAGCCTCAGGCAAATCGCATTGAAAGCGCCTTCTATGATGATGTCAGCCATGGGCGCTTCACCCTCTGCCCCATTGAATCAGACCATTATCGGCGAGCCAGCCATTGGATTGGTACACGGAAAACAAGTTTAAGGACGCTGGATGCGCTTCACCTGGCCTGCGCGGAGTCTCACCAGGCTCATTTGATAAGTGAAGACGAGGCGTTGGTTAACGCGGCTGTTTTCTTTGGCATCGACGCCCGCCTTGCCTCAGAGGACGGCGAGCATGGCGGACCGCCTTAAAGCATCTGACCCGTAAGCTTCTCGAACAGAGACGATCAAATCTTTGGTCAGGGCCACCTGGGAACTAACCCATTGTCCCAGAAAGTAGCGTCTTGGGCATTACCCTTCGGACGGCACCGGATGACCGAGCAACACGTTAGACAGGCGCGCTAATGTCGCCAGAAGCGGCAGCGATGTAGAAGTAGAAAAAGACAGGTTTCGATTGACTCTCCCGGCGAAAAGGGCACGCTCGACGCTGAAGTATGTTTGGGGAGCAGGTCAGTGAGCCAGGGCGAGAATGACAAAGGCGGCCACGAAACTGAGGGTATGAGGAAGCACTACCGACTGATAAAGCCGCCGAAACGAGCGAAAACCACCCTCAAAAATCTGCGACAAGATAACCTATAAGGTTCTTTTCAAGCGGTAATGATATCTCAGTAAATTCTCAGTTTATTCTGAGTGCAAATGCTAACAAAGATACGATTTACAAGTGGCGGAAAGAAAAGAAGAAATTGGAGGCGCGGGTCGGAATCGAACCGGCGTTAACGGAGTTGCAGTCCGCTGCATAACCACTCTGCCACCGCGCCTTTAAGGGTCTTGCGTCTATGATTACCACAGAATTTATGGCTAACACAGCACTACAAGAAAAACTGCCGTCCGTTCTCATGATACCAACAGGAAATGTTGGACGAATCGGAGGATAAACTGGAGCGGGAAACGAGACTCGAACTCGCGACCCCAACCTTGGCAAGGTTGTGCTCTACCAACTGAGCTATTCCCGCAAATCTCTGTAAGGCTACCCGTGCACTAGCGATGAGCCCAGGCTGCAAAGGATGGTTACCCCTTCGAAGCGGCGCCTATGATAATTCATCGCTCATCAGTGTCAAGTTTTTTCAGCATCACTGCACGGTTTAAGCCATTGAATTGAATCAGGAGCTAACCGGCGGTGGTCTTGGTCCCAAACTGCCTCCACGCTGCCCTGAGATAAATCACCATGGACCAGAGCGTTAGCACAGCGGCGATATAGAGCAGGCCAAGACCCAGATCAACAATGCCCTGTCCTGGCGGGTTAGCCAAAAGAATCACAATAGAAACCATCTGAGCGGTCGTCTTGATTTTGCCCAGAAACGACACCGCCACGCTGGCACGGCTGCCCATTTCAGCCATCCACTCCCGCAGTGCGGAAATGACGATTTCCCGGCCTATGATGATCATGGCGGGCAAAGTGAGCCAAAGCGTGTGGTGCTGTTCGATCAGAACGGTGAGCGCAGTTGCCACCATGAGCTTATCGGCAACCGGATCAAGGAAGGCGCCGAAGGACGTTGTCTGGTTCCAGCGGCGGGCCAGGTAGCCATCGAGCCAGTCCGTCAACGCCGCCACTGCAAATATCACCGCGGTTGCCAGCGCGCTCCACCCATACGGCAGGTAGAAGACCACCACAAATACGGGAATCATCAGCAGACGGGATAACGTCAGTAGATTGGGAAGCGTCATGTATTACTCGTTGTGTAAGGCGGCATAAACAGTTTCAGCCAGGGGTCGGCTCATGCCCCTGACCTTGGCAATTTCATCAATACTCGCTTTGCGTATTTCCTGAAGGCCGCCAAAATACCTTATCAGCTCACGCCGGCGTTTCGGTCCGACCCCTTCGATACCCTCAAGCGTGGACTGACGACGTTTTTTGTCCCGGCGCTGACGGTGCCCGGTAATAGCAAAGCGATGCGCTTCGTCCCGAATATACTGGATAAGATGCAGAGCGGGCGAATCCGGCGGCACCCGGAAACTGGCATCCGTCAGCGCATCTACCAGCGTTTCCATACCCGCGCGCCGGGTAGCGCCTTTGGCCACGCCAATGAGCGGCACGTCGTCAATGCCAAGTCGCTGGAAAACTTCCCTGGCAATATTCAGCTGACCTTTACCGCCGTCGATAAACACGAGGTCCGGGCGCCTGCCCTCCCCGGTCTTGAGCTTGCGATAGCGCCGTTCCAGAACCTGGCCCATGGCAGCATAGTCGTCTCCGGCTGCGACACCTTCAATATTGTAGATACGATAGTCGCTCTTGAGCGGACCATTCTCATCAAAAACGACGCAGGAGGCCACCGTATTCTCACCGCTGCTATGGCTAATGTCGAAGCATTCCATACGCTGGGGTATCTGTTCCAGTTGCAACAGCTCGCGCAGAGCCAGAAAGCGACGGTAGACTGTTTCTTTATTGGCCAGATGACTGCGCAGCGTCTGCTCCGCGTTGGTCCCGGCCATTTCCAGCCAGCGGCGCCGCTCGCCCCGGACGTTGCTGCGGACGACGACTTCCCGCCCCTGCGCGGCGCTCAGACCCTGGCTCAGGAGATCCGCATCTTCAAGTACTTCCGGCACCAGAATATCTCTGGGAATTTCAGGCGTGGCGTCGCTGCCAAGGTAATATTGCCCGAGAAAAGCGGAGAGGCGCTCATTCAGCAGGCTTTCGACGCCGTAGCGCGGGAAGAAGTGACGCGTACCCAACACGCGGCCGCTACGCACCTGGAGCAGGACAATACAGCTGACGCCGGCCTCCTCCCGTAAACCGTACACATCAGCGTCCCCCGAGGCCCCTTCGATTGACTGTTGTTCCTGTACGTGGCGCAGATGGGTGATCTGATCCCGATACTGGGCCGCGCGCTCAAAATCAAGACTGCGCGAGGCGTGCTCCATGGCTTTCAGAAGGTCTTCAATGATCGCGGGGTTTTTGCCTTCAAGAAACATGGCAGCATGGCGAAGGTCTTCGGCGTAATTCTCGGGCGTGATGTTGTTGACGCAAGGCGCCGTGCACCGATTGATCTGGTATTGCAGGCACGGGCGGGTTCTATTACTGAAAAACGTGTCAGAACAATTGCGTATCTTGAAAAGCTTCTGCAGAACATTAAGGCTTTCGCGCACTGCGGCAGCGCCCGGGTAGGGACCGAAGAACTGCCCTTTGGCGCGTTTGCTGCGGCCCCGGCGGAAAGTCAGGGATGGATATTCTGCATGTGCTGACAGATAAATATAGGGATAGGACTTATCGTCCCTTAGCAGGATATTAAAAGGCGGCCGCAAAGATTTGATCAGGTTCTGCTCGAGCAGCAGTGCCTCGGTTTCACTACCCGTTACGGTGACTTCAATGGTCGCAATACGGCTGACCAGGGCCTGGGTTTTTACCGCCTGGCCGGATTTGTGAAAATAGCTGGAGACGCGGCTCTTGAGGTTTCGGGCCTTGCCCACGTATAGGATCGCCCCGTCCTCCCCAAACATCCGATAGACGCCGGGTCGCTCGGTCAGGCGTTTGAGAAACGGTTTTGCGTCAAAGAGGGGTTGTGCACCTGATTTCGTTTTCTCAGACTTTTCCGGCATCCAGCAGACCTAACCTAACTGCCATAAGGGTTAATTCCACATCGCTGGAAATCCGCAGCTTTTCGAACAGCCTGTAGCGGTAACTGTTTACCGTCTTGGGGCTTAAACACAGCTTA is part of the Hydrocarboniclastica marina genome and encodes:
- a CDS encoding type II CAAX endopeptidase family protein; translation: MIPEHPEEDGIGLSALIPFVLITFLITWSITGFYIFFNELAVALLGQISGTHPLFFLAVWAPAIAAVAVIFHRRGATGLKLYLRRLRVWRIPAGWLLFILIGIPGIFFLGALIKGAPLQASVISDGISAVLPVMVIMLLLGPVEELGWRGLALPVLQRHMAPVWAAILIGAVWGLWHLPAFYLSGVVHSGWGFAPFFIGNICLSVIVTPIFNRTGGSILWPMLYHFQLSNPLWPDAQPYDTYLLIGVSVLILIFRREAMFSNKHAYTAVIPSTIHSKAST
- a CDS encoding MipA/OmpV family protein, translated to MLPFSRLRSPPRILSNALICFLFLPFNVLAQTDSDADNDNWSFKVGAGLFAAPEYEGADELDVLPFPSFEATYKDIFFVSVIDGIGVHFIRQENWGATFSGQIVLGRDNEGEIEPLEPIDDRFMPKLEIFNITSQVRTHASVIGDGKRHSVEAGLQYFRQASASALYLIGGGARWNDRAWNDERSSVSSPEAASLGVEPFSAGASLSKVYVEGAFIYYLSPVYVAEIAVEVAELIGDPADGPLVKELGTTTQPSMFVRINRQF
- a CDS encoding efflux RND transporter permease subunit, with product MLSSAELATEIGAVLGLLLTSQAFSIVVIGIGIIAVAGVVVNGYIDLVETHDRLRRHIVGPRGVILRTGRLRLRTVVLSAVTAVLVLMPIC
- a CDS encoding type II toxin-antitoxin system Phd/YefM family antitoxin; amino-acid sequence: MQTVNVRETREKLSNLLDAVAAGEEVVILRHGKPAARLTAALPEKIQFPNRSELRASLPPVRESSAHAVRELRDEERY
- a CDS encoding type II toxin-antitoxin system VapC family toxin, which codes for MLYFDTSAVLPYYRQEQASDRVQTLLESQTRPVLISHLTQVEVASALARWVRMGELSEPQANRIESAFYDDVSHGRFTLCPIESDHYRRASHWIGTRKTSLRTLDALHLACAESHQAHLISEDEALVNAAVFFGIDARLASEDGEHGGPP
- the pgsA gene encoding CDP-diacylglycerol--glycerol-3-phosphate 3-phosphatidyltransferase, coding for MTLPNLLTLSRLLMIPVFVVVFYLPYGWSALATAVIFAVAALTDWLDGYLARRWNQTTSFGAFLDPVADKLMVATALTVLIEQHHTLWLTLPAMIIIGREIVISALREWMAEMGSRASVAVSFLGKIKTTAQMVSIVILLANPPGQGIVDLGLGLLYIAAVLTLWSMVIYLRAAWRQFGTKTTAG
- the uvrC gene encoding excinuclease ABC subunit UvrC, encoding MPEKSEKTKSGAQPLFDAKPFLKRLTERPGVYRMFGEDGAILYVGKARNLKSRVSSYFHKSGQAVKTQALVSRIATIEVTVTGSETEALLLEQNLIKSLRPPFNILLRDDKSYPYIYLSAHAEYPSLTFRRGRSKRAKGQFFGPYPGAAAVRESLNVLQKLFKIRNCSDTFFSNRTRPCLQYQINRCTAPCVNNITPENYAEDLRHAAMFLEGKNPAIIEDLLKAMEHASRSLDFERAAQYRDQITHLRHVQEQQSIEGASGDADVYGLREEAGVSCIVLLQVRSGRVLGTRHFFPRYGVESLLNERLSAFLGQYYLGSDATPEIPRDILVPEVLEDADLLSQGLSAAQGREVVVRSNVRGERRRWLEMAGTNAEQTLRSHLANKETVYRRFLALRELLQLEQIPQRMECFDISHSSGENTVASCVVFDENGPLKSDYRIYNIEGVAAGDDYAAMGQVLERRYRKLKTGEGRRPDLVFIDGGKGQLNIAREVFQRLGIDDVPLIGVAKGATRRAGMETLVDALTDASFRVPPDSPALHLIQYIRDEAHRFAITGHRQRRDKKRRQSTLEGIEGVGPKRRRELIRYFGGLQEIRKASIDEIAKVRGMSRPLAETVYAALHNE